Proteins from a genomic interval of Zingiber officinale cultivar Zhangliang chromosome 2A, Zo_v1.1, whole genome shotgun sequence:
- the LOC122041276 gene encoding uncharacterized protein At4g17910-like isoform X3 has translation MESLRQSLNPNKLLKEEFVSNLTGSSMLEVVALSTIIPGLVVLRQWSSFARVNVKINVEASTSKKDGGVAPHRRDFRSYAVSLSVDYLCIVLPVLLILTILAEWVHMFTLLLIVVLLLCISAKGSSYIHLKGEQLSSLRATITSYRVLVVIMTCLSILAVDFKIFPRRYAKTETYGTSMMDLGVGSFVIVNALVSRKARNSISMNWMATLKSTSPLILLGFGRLISTTGVDYQAHVGEYGVHWNFFFTLAAVSLLSSLCDIDPKYCGIVGLLILVGYQACLLYGLNVYLLSNERMADIVSQNKEGLFSIFGYWGMYLIGVHLGHYILFGNHSSSKARNIQATRATVWIVCVLFWFLTIILDKYVERVSRRMCNLAYVTQVIAQNFQHILSKYCIVHPYRA, from the exons ATGGAATCTCTCCGGCAGAGTCTCAACCCCAACAAGTTGCTCAAAGAAGA GTTCGTGAGCAATCTTACGGGATCTTCTATGCTGGAGGTCGTCGCTCTCTCTACGATAATTCCT GGTTTGGTAGTCCTTCGCCAATGGAGCAGCTTTGCCCGAGTGAATG TGAAGATCAATGTTGAGGCTTCCACGTCAAAAAAGGATGGCGGTGTAGCTCCTCACCGTAGAGATTTTAGAAGCTATGCAGTTTCACTCAGTGTTGATTACTTGTGCATTGTTCTTCCGGTTCTTCTGATCCTCACG ATTCTTGCTGAATGGGTTCATATGTTCACATTGCTGCTAATAGTTGTCCTACTTCTGTGCATATCAGCTAAAGG TTCTTCATATATTCATCTTAAAGGAGAACAGTTATCTTCTTTGCGGGCAACTATTACATCATATCGAGTATTGGTG GTCATCATGACATGCTTGAGTATATTAGCTGTGGACTTTAAAATCTTCCCCCGGCGTTATGCAAAGACTGAAACATATGGTACTAGTATG ATGGATCTGGGAGTTGGATCATTTGTCATCGTTAATGCATTAGTTTCAAGAAAAGCACGGAATTCTATCTCAAT GAATTGGATGGCAACACTCAAGTCTACAAGCCCACTAATATTGCTAGGATTTGGACGACTCATTTCTACAACAGGTGTAGATTATCAG GCACATGTGGGAGAATATGGTGTCCATTGGAACTTCTTTTTCACCCTTGCTGCAGTGTCTTTACTTTCATCATTATGTGACATTGATCCCAAGTACTGTGGGATAGTTGGTTTGCTAATTCTTGTAG GGTACCAGGCATGCTTGTTATATGGGTTAAATGTATACTTGCTCTCAAATGAAAGGATGGCTGATATAGTCAGCCAAAATAAGGAAGGTCTATTCAGTATATTTG GGTACTGGGGTATGTATCTGATTGGTGTGCATCTAGGCCACTATATTCTCTTTGGAAATCATTCATCTTCAAAGGCTAGAAACATTCAAGCTACAAGAGCTACTGTTTGGATCGTTTGTGTTTTGTTTTG GTTTTTAACTATCATTCTTGACAAGTATGTGGAAAGAGTTTCTCGGCGGATG TGCAACCTAGCATATGTTACGCAGGTCATAGCTCAGAATTTTCAG CATATTTTGTCAAAATATTGTATTGTACATCCATACAGAGCTTGA
- the LOC122041276 gene encoding uncharacterized protein At4g17910-like isoform X1 produces MESLRQSLNPNKLLKEEFVSNLTGSSMLEVVALSTIIPGLVVLRQWSSFARVNVKINVEASTSKKDGGVAPHRRDFRSYAVSLSVDYLCIVLPVLLILTILAEWVHMFTLLLIVVLLLCISAKGSSYIHLKGEQLSSLRATITSYRVLVVIMTCLSILAVDFKIFPRRYAKTETYGTSMMDLGVGSFVIVNALVSRKARNSISMNWMATLKSTSPLILLGFGRLISTTGVDYQAHVGEYGVHWNFFFTLAAVSLLSSLCDIDPKYCGIVGLLILVGYQACLLYGLNVYLLSNERMADIVSQNKEGLFSIFGYWGMYLIGVHLGHYILFGNHSSSKARNIQATRATVWIVCVLFWFLTIILDKYVERVSRRMCNLAYVTQVIAQNFQVLSILTLSDFIPYEKPLAIEEAFNQNLLGSFLMANVLTGLVNLSMDTLSASPVTSFTVLLGYSFLLSFVTSILWFCGIKIKFW; encoded by the exons ATGGAATCTCTCCGGCAGAGTCTCAACCCCAACAAGTTGCTCAAAGAAGA GTTCGTGAGCAATCTTACGGGATCTTCTATGCTGGAGGTCGTCGCTCTCTCTACGATAATTCCT GGTTTGGTAGTCCTTCGCCAATGGAGCAGCTTTGCCCGAGTGAATG TGAAGATCAATGTTGAGGCTTCCACGTCAAAAAAGGATGGCGGTGTAGCTCCTCACCGTAGAGATTTTAGAAGCTATGCAGTTTCACTCAGTGTTGATTACTTGTGCATTGTTCTTCCGGTTCTTCTGATCCTCACG ATTCTTGCTGAATGGGTTCATATGTTCACATTGCTGCTAATAGTTGTCCTACTTCTGTGCATATCAGCTAAAGG TTCTTCATATATTCATCTTAAAGGAGAACAGTTATCTTCTTTGCGGGCAACTATTACATCATATCGAGTATTGGTG GTCATCATGACATGCTTGAGTATATTAGCTGTGGACTTTAAAATCTTCCCCCGGCGTTATGCAAAGACTGAAACATATGGTACTAGTATG ATGGATCTGGGAGTTGGATCATTTGTCATCGTTAATGCATTAGTTTCAAGAAAAGCACGGAATTCTATCTCAAT GAATTGGATGGCAACACTCAAGTCTACAAGCCCACTAATATTGCTAGGATTTGGACGACTCATTTCTACAACAGGTGTAGATTATCAG GCACATGTGGGAGAATATGGTGTCCATTGGAACTTCTTTTTCACCCTTGCTGCAGTGTCTTTACTTTCATCATTATGTGACATTGATCCCAAGTACTGTGGGATAGTTGGTTTGCTAATTCTTGTAG GGTACCAGGCATGCTTGTTATATGGGTTAAATGTATACTTGCTCTCAAATGAAAGGATGGCTGATATAGTCAGCCAAAATAAGGAAGGTCTATTCAGTATATTTG GGTACTGGGGTATGTATCTGATTGGTGTGCATCTAGGCCACTATATTCTCTTTGGAAATCATTCATCTTCAAAGGCTAGAAACATTCAAGCTACAAGAGCTACTGTTTGGATCGTTTGTGTTTTGTTTTG GTTTTTAACTATCATTCTTGACAAGTATGTGGAAAGAGTTTCTCGGCGGATG TGCAACCTAGCATATGTTACGCAGGTCATAGCTCAGAATTTTCAG GTCCTATCAATTCTCACACTATCAGACTTCATTCCCTACGAAAAGCCTTTAGCCATTGAAGAAGCATTTAACCAAAATCTTCTGGGTTCATTTCTTATG GCAAATGTCCTCACTGGTCTAGTAAACTTGTCTATGGATACCCTATCAGCTTCCCCTGTAACATCATTTACTGTCTTATTGGGTTACTCTTTTCTTCTATCTTTTGTTACTTCAATTCTCTGGTTCTGTggcatcaaaattaaattttggtag
- the LOC122041276 gene encoding uncharacterized protein At4g17910-like isoform X2: MINVEASTSKKDGGVAPHRRDFRSYAVSLSVDYLCIVLPVLLILTILAEWVHMFTLLLIVVLLLCISAKGSSYIHLKGEQLSSLRATITSYRVLVVIMTCLSILAVDFKIFPRRYAKTETYGTSMMDLGVGSFVIVNALVSRKARNSISMNWMATLKSTSPLILLGFGRLISTTGVDYQAHVGEYGVHWNFFFTLAAVSLLSSLCDIDPKYCGIVGLLILVGYQACLLYGLNVYLLSNERMADIVSQNKEGLFSIFGYWGMYLIGVHLGHYILFGNHSSSKARNIQATRATVWIVCVLFWFLTIILDKYVERVSRRMCNLAYVTQVIAQNFQVLSILTLSDFIPYEKPLAIEEAFNQNLLGSFLMANVLTGLVNLSMDTLSASPVTSFTVLLGYSFLLSFVTSILWFCGIKIKFW, from the exons ATG ATCAATGTTGAGGCTTCCACGTCAAAAAAGGATGGCGGTGTAGCTCCTCACCGTAGAGATTTTAGAAGCTATGCAGTTTCACTCAGTGTTGATTACTTGTGCATTGTTCTTCCGGTTCTTCTGATCCTCACG ATTCTTGCTGAATGGGTTCATATGTTCACATTGCTGCTAATAGTTGTCCTACTTCTGTGCATATCAGCTAAAGG TTCTTCATATATTCATCTTAAAGGAGAACAGTTATCTTCTTTGCGGGCAACTATTACATCATATCGAGTATTGGTG GTCATCATGACATGCTTGAGTATATTAGCTGTGGACTTTAAAATCTTCCCCCGGCGTTATGCAAAGACTGAAACATATGGTACTAGTATG ATGGATCTGGGAGTTGGATCATTTGTCATCGTTAATGCATTAGTTTCAAGAAAAGCACGGAATTCTATCTCAAT GAATTGGATGGCAACACTCAAGTCTACAAGCCCACTAATATTGCTAGGATTTGGACGACTCATTTCTACAACAGGTGTAGATTATCAG GCACATGTGGGAGAATATGGTGTCCATTGGAACTTCTTTTTCACCCTTGCTGCAGTGTCTTTACTTTCATCATTATGTGACATTGATCCCAAGTACTGTGGGATAGTTGGTTTGCTAATTCTTGTAG GGTACCAGGCATGCTTGTTATATGGGTTAAATGTATACTTGCTCTCAAATGAAAGGATGGCTGATATAGTCAGCCAAAATAAGGAAGGTCTATTCAGTATATTTG GGTACTGGGGTATGTATCTGATTGGTGTGCATCTAGGCCACTATATTCTCTTTGGAAATCATTCATCTTCAAAGGCTAGAAACATTCAAGCTACAAGAGCTACTGTTTGGATCGTTTGTGTTTTGTTTTG GTTTTTAACTATCATTCTTGACAAGTATGTGGAAAGAGTTTCTCGGCGGATG TGCAACCTAGCATATGTTACGCAGGTCATAGCTCAGAATTTTCAG GTCCTATCAATTCTCACACTATCAGACTTCATTCCCTACGAAAAGCCTTTAGCCATTGAAGAAGCATTTAACCAAAATCTTCTGGGTTCATTTCTTATG GCAAATGTCCTCACTGGTCTAGTAAACTTGTCTATGGATACCCTATCAGCTTCCCCTGTAACATCATTTACTGTCTTATTGGGTTACTCTTTTCTTCTATCTTTTGTTACTTCAATTCTCTGGTTCTGTggcatcaaaattaaattttggtag
- the LOC122039724 gene encoding probable calcium-binding protein CML45, producing MATLPIHTPSTNLPPPPTSSPYKCLPLHLLFSHQTIIVFVVVVSSSMEMLHYLLEFPFAFLFLRWIIAALGNNLSSLISSSSQKASETLKRGGDIEGDLERIGWEEMEIVMGAIGLHERGSGRSATEYYCSPEQLCGLFEEKEPSLEEVKEAFLVFDENGDGFIDAAELQSVLRRLGFAEGAELEECREMIRVYDANEDGKIGFSEFVKFMELGFC from the coding sequence ATGGCTACTCTTCCGATTCACACACCATCAACGAACCTTCCTCCACCCCCCACCTCCTCCCCCTACAAATGCCTTCCACTGCATCTCCTCTTCTCTCACCAAACCATCATCGTATTCGTCGTCGTCGTATCATCATCGATGGAGATGCTTCACTATTTGCTAGAATTCCCCTTCGCCTTCCTCTTCCTCCGCTGGATCATCGCGGCCCTCGGCAACAACCTCTCTTCCTTGATCTCCTCGTCCTCGCAGAAGGCCTCGGAGACTCTAAAGCGGGGCGGAGACATTGAGGGTGACCTAGAGCGAATAGGGTGGGAAGAGATGGAGATCGTCATGGGGGCTATCGGATTGCACGAACGAGGATCAGGTCGGAGCGCGACGGAGTACTACTGTAGCCCCGAGCAACTCTGTGGGTTGTTCGAGGAGAAAGAGCCGAGCTTGGAGGAGGTGAAGGAAGCCTTCCTGGTGTTCGATGAGAATGGCGATGGGTTCATCGACGCCGCCGAGCTGCAGAGCGTGCTGAGGAGGCTAGGGTTTGCAGAAGGGGCGGAGTTGGAGGAGTGCAGAGAGATGATTCGAGTGTACGATGCGAACGAGGATGGGAAGATCGGGTTTTCGGAGTTTGTTAAGTTTATGGAGCTCGGTTTTTGCTGA